The following are encoded in a window of Staphylospora marina genomic DNA:
- a CDS encoding TetR/AcrR family transcriptional regulator, whose protein sequence is MIKDRRLIQQRRRQIIDGAVRLFVEKGFHRTTTREIARECGLSIGTMYEYIQSKEDVLYLVCEHIHSELESRLKEAVSEKDSGIESLRKSLRQLFRVMDEMRQLVLLIYQETKSLPKEQMKYVLSKEEEITGIFERILEKGERDGTIRVDPSSIKLMAHNIMVMGQMWTFRHWSLGRHYDLDTFTDKQMQLLLGEFTAGGKRNGNGSDQTET, encoded by the coding sequence ATGATCAAGGACCGGAGACTCATTCAGCAACGAAGGCGGCAAATCATTGACGGGGCCGTCCGGCTGTTCGTGGAAAAGGGGTTCCACCGGACGACCACGCGTGAAATTGCCCGGGAATGCGGTCTGTCGATCGGCACGATGTATGAATACATTCAAAGCAAGGAAGACGTTCTCTACCTGGTGTGCGAACACATTCACTCCGAACTGGAGTCGCGATTGAAGGAAGCGGTGTCGGAAAAGGATTCCGGCATCGAATCCCTTCGCAAATCGCTCCGGCAGCTGTTCCGTGTGATGGATGAGATGCGGCAGCTCGTGCTCCTCATTTATCAGGAAACCAAGTCGCTGCCGAAGGAGCAGATGAAATACGTGCTTTCCAAAGAGGAAGAGATCACCGGCATCTTTGAGCGGATTCTCGAAAAAGGAGAGCGCGACGGCACGATCCGTGTCGACCCCTCGTCCATCAAACTGATGGCCCACAACATCATGGTCATGGGTCAAATGTGGACCTTCCGGCACTGGTCGCTGGGGCGCCACTACGACCTGGACACGTTCACGGACAAACAGATGCAGCTTTTGCTGGGAGAATTCACGGCAGGAGGGAAGCGGAATGGAAACGGAAGCGATCAAACCGAAACATAA
- the meaB gene encoding methylmalonyl Co-A mutase-associated GTPase MeaB encodes MPESVKQGDKRQIARLISRIENGDPAREEILEALVPHTGRAHLIGVTGPPGAGKSTLLDALIRELRKRGKTVGVIAVDPTSPFTGGAILGDRVRMTGHALDPGVFIRSMGSRGHLGGLSGAAREAVMVLDAAGYDVILIETVGVGQAELDIMHLADTVVLVLNPTAGDVVQVFKAGIMEIADLFVINKADLPGTKRLRAEIEDLLDLSKHDADWRPPIIETVATRDEGISDWYEKLEEHREFQVASGEWDRRRRLRLENEVRQRMEEEFRKRLEEIWADPKFQEDLQSVARRLKKPGEVAVEWMKRTLRGQSGR; translated from the coding sequence ATGCCCGAATCGGTGAAACAGGGAGACAAGCGGCAGATTGCCCGGCTCATCAGCCGCATCGAAAACGGCGATCCGGCCCGGGAAGAGATCCTGGAAGCACTGGTTCCGCACACCGGTCGCGCCCATCTCATCGGGGTGACCGGTCCTCCCGGTGCGGGCAAAAGCACCTTGCTGGACGCCCTCATCCGTGAGCTGCGGAAGCGGGGGAAAACGGTCGGCGTGATCGCCGTCGATCCGACCAGCCCGTTCACCGGCGGGGCCATCCTCGGAGACCGGGTGCGCATGACCGGCCACGCCCTGGATCCCGGGGTGTTCATTCGCAGCATGGGCAGTCGGGGGCATCTGGGCGGATTGTCCGGCGCGGCCCGGGAAGCCGTGATGGTGCTGGATGCGGCGGGCTATGACGTGATCCTCATCGAGACGGTGGGCGTGGGCCAGGCGGAACTGGACATCATGCATCTGGCCGACACCGTGGTGCTGGTGCTCAATCCGACGGCCGGCGACGTGGTGCAGGTGTTCAAGGCCGGCATCATGGAGATCGCCGACCTGTTCGTGATCAACAAGGCGGATTTGCCGGGAACGAAACGGCTCCGGGCGGAGATCGAAGATTTATTGGATCTGTCCAAACACGATGCCGACTGGAGGCCGCCCATCATTGAAACGGTGGCCACCCGGGATGAAGGGATTTCCGACTGGTATGAAAAGCTGGAGGAGCACCGGGAGTTTCAGGTTGCTTCCGGAGAGTGGGACCGGCGTCGCCGCCTCCGGCTGGAGAACGAAGTGAGGCAGCGGATGGAAGAAGAGTTCCGCAAGCGACTGGAGGAAATCTGGGCGGACCCGAAGTTTCAGGAAGATTTGCAAAGCGTGGCGAGGCGTCTGAAAAAGCCCGGTGAAGTGGCCGTGGAGTGGATGAAACGGACTCTGCGCGGGCAGAGCGGGAGGTGA
- a CDS encoding acyl-CoA dehydrogenase codes for MQFKLSEEHEMMRKMVRQFAEDVVAPTAAERDEKEEFDRSIFDMMGELGLTGIPFPEEYGGAGADYLSYVIAVEELSRVCASTGVTLSAHLSLASWPIYKFGTHEQKLKYLKPLAEGKKLGAFGLTEPGSGSDAAGMKTTARREGDEYVLNGNKIFITNGGDAEIYVVFAVTDPEKRHKGITAFIVEKGTPGFSIGKKEKKLGIRSSPTTEIIFEECRIPVSQRLGEEGEGFKIAMMTLDGGRNGIAAQAVGIAQGAFDAALAYAKERKQFGKEIAKLQAIQFKLADMATEIEAARLLTYQAAWLESEGLPYGKASAMAKLFAGDTAMKVTTEAVQIFGGYGYTREYPVERMMRDAKITQIYEGTNEIQRVVIANYLLKD; via the coding sequence ATGCAGTTCAAATTGAGCGAAGAACATGAAATGATGCGCAAAATGGTGCGCCAGTTCGCCGAAGACGTGGTGGCGCCCACCGCGGCGGAACGCGACGAGAAGGAAGAGTTTGACCGTTCCATCTTCGACATGATGGGCGAACTGGGGCTGACCGGGATCCCGTTCCCGGAAGAATACGGCGGAGCGGGCGCCGATTATCTGAGCTACGTCATCGCCGTGGAAGAGCTGTCCCGCGTCTGCGCCTCCACCGGGGTCACCCTGTCCGCCCATCTGTCGCTGGCGAGCTGGCCGATTTACAAGTTCGGCACCCACGAGCAGAAATTGAAATACCTCAAGCCGCTGGCCGAAGGGAAGAAGCTCGGAGCGTTCGGTCTGACGGAACCCGGGTCCGGTTCGGACGCCGCGGGCATGAAAACCACCGCCCGCCGCGAAGGCGATGAATACGTACTCAACGGCAACAAGATTTTCATCACCAACGGAGGCGATGCGGAAATTTACGTGGTGTTCGCCGTGACCGATCCGGAGAAACGCCACAAAGGGATCACTGCGTTCATCGTGGAGAAGGGCACGCCCGGCTTCAGCATCGGCAAGAAAGAGAAAAAGCTGGGCATCCGTTCGTCCCCCACGACGGAGATCATTTTCGAAGAATGCCGCATTCCGGTTTCTCAGCGTTTGGGTGAAGAGGGAGAAGGCTTCAAAATCGCCATGATGACGCTGGACGGCGGTCGCAACGGCATTGCCGCCCAAGCCGTCGGGATCGCCCAGGGGGCGTTTGACGCGGCACTTGCCTACGCCAAAGAGCGGAAACAGTTCGGCAAGGAAATCGCCAAATTGCAAGCCATCCAGTTCAAGCTTGCCGACATGGCCACCGAAATCGAAGCGGCCCGCCTGCTCACCTATCAGGCCGCCTGGCTGGAGAGTGAAGGCCTGCCCTACGGCAAGGCGTCCGCCATGGCCAAACTGTTCGCCGGAGACACGGCGATGAAAGTGACGACCGAAGCGGTGCAGATCTTCGGCGGATACGGCTACACCCGCGAATATCCGGTGGAACGGATGATGCGCGACGCCAAGATCACCCAGATTTACGAGGGCACCAACGAAATTCAGCGGGTCGTCATTGCCAACTATCTGTTGAAGGACTAA